The following coding sequences are from one Cydia splendana chromosome 15, ilCydSple1.2, whole genome shotgun sequence window:
- the LOC134797726 gene encoding uncharacterized protein LOC134797726, which produces MNEALIKELVKKRGHIKSRLTKFSGYIRELAEKALCAAQVTELQLRIAKLECVYNTYDEIQTKLEYMVEDDEAQLDERSDFEDLYYSSVAAAKELVTMHTKVAPSDGGSDNNTRRHPHVKCKLPTISLPKFGGSYDTWLEFRDTFDSLINNDDSIDDVNKFHYLRASLEGSAAVIVQSLALSSSNYKIAWQLLCDRYNNKRLLVNNHIRAIFNINPITKESSTAIRHLIDTICKNIRALATLDEPTTHWDTLLVYIICQKLDNVTRREWEEFVPSCETITFDAIIHFLSDRADLLETMAMEGPGRRASWPLAAGAGAVPAAHARSAVRRVKEKCFVGLDERETDTERTKWRQAKGQLATDTMVVVKEDNLPPMKWKLGRIVSVIPGSDGINRVADIRTSSGIIRRAFSKICPLPIEK; this is translated from the exons ATGAATGAAGCCTTGATTAAAGAGTTAGTTAAGAAGAGGGGTCATATTAAGTCGCGATTAACTAAATTTTCAGGTTATATACGCGAGTTAGCCGAAAAAGCATTGTGTGCGGCTCAGGTGACGGAACTGCAACTTCGGATCGCTAAATTAGAATGTGTTTACAACACGTATGACGAGATTCAAACCAAGTTGGAGTATATGGTTGAGGATGACGAGGCCCAATTAGACGAGAGGTCTGACTTCGAGGATTTGTACTACTCGTCAGTCGCGGCGGCTAAGGAATTGGTAACCATGCATACCAAGGTCGCGCCTAGCGATGGGGGGTCCGACAATAATACACGGCGTCATCCACATGTAAAATGTAAGTTACCTACCATTTCTTTACCCAAATTTGGAGGCTCGTATGATACATGGCTTGAGTTTCGCGACACATTTGATAGTTTGATTAATAATGACGACTCCATCGATGATGTAAACAAGTTTCATTATTTGCGGGCTTCATTAGAAGGCAGTGCCGCAGTAATTGTACAATCATTAGCATTGTCTAGTAGTAACTATAAAATAGCTTGGCAATTATTATGCGACAGATACAATAATAAGCGGTTATTAGTAAATAATCATATTAGGGCCATATTTAATATAAACCCAATTACCAAGGAGTCATCGACAGCTATTCGGCATCTTATAGACACGATATGCAAAAATATACGTGCGTTAGCGACCCTTGATGAACCAACCACCCATTGGGATACATTATTAGTGTATATAATATGTCAAAAACTTGACAATGTTACTAGACGTGAGTGGGAGGAGTTTGTGCCTAGTTGCGAAACAATTACTTTCGATGCTATCATACATTTCCTCAGCGATCGTGCGGATCTATTGGAAACCATGGCGATGGAGGGCCCCGGACGTCGCGCGTCCTGGCCGCtcgccgccggcgccggcgctgtCCCTGCGGCGCACGCGCGCTCCGCCGTGCGACGGGTAAAGGAAAAATGTTTCGTAGGACTAGATGAACGTGAAACCGATACT GAGCGAACCAAATGGAGGCAAGCCAAGGGTCAACTTGCAACCGATACCATGGTCGTCGTCAAAGAAGACAACCTCCCTCCAATGAAATGGAAGCTCGGTAGAATCGTTAGCGTCATCCCTGGATCTGATGGCATCAATCGTGTGGCCGACATCCGGACGTCGTCTGGGATCATCCGTCGTGCGTTCAGC